From one Trifolium pratense cultivar HEN17-A07 linkage group LG1, ARS_RC_1.1, whole genome shotgun sequence genomic stretch:
- the LOC123902571 gene encoding helicase-like transcription factor CHR28 yields MLDNVDNIHHFIDSTWRLCTVVGGWFSGLISKPCRKVVGSAFDGSILAEERENYYLDSMDQCIYISSSDDELEEIEDPRRLLPKWAGSERNSDSRRANNSNASSSNIFNHSQVTPHNQPGPSNGSTSQHQTVNSRISNTNGANYEKMSSQQAFNRTLPSSFQSSATRSLPPSSFAPNNRSNNLSSSQHNDPYRSRHHGVGPNTSSEKGFFRDNFGRGNDGDRFMNQNGGIRSLPPSLMHGKAVAPPFASSSESAYHAGAGDERASTADERLIYEAALQDLSQPLKEADLPAGIMSVPLMRHQKIALAWMLQRENRSLHCLGGILADDQGLGKTISTIALILMQRQSQSKWKTADTCNHKAEALNLDDDDDNGCIDVEKIKNEEEPSDIKPITEASSSTRAPGRQRPAAGTLVVCPASVLRQWARELDEKVGDEKLSVLIFHGGSRTKDPVELAKYDVVLTTYSLVTNEVPKQQLVDEEDIDEKDGDKFGLSSDFSVGKKRKKTYNGSKKGKKGRKGIDSSSFDCASGALGKVGWFRVILDEAQTIKNHRTQMARACSSLRAKRRWCLSGTPIQNTIDDLYSYFRFLKYEPYAEYKSFYNTIKVPISRNSIQGYKKLQVVLRAIMLRRTKGTLLDGKPIITLPPKTINLSKVDFSYEERAFYKKLEADSRSQFKAYAAAGTVNQNYANILLMLLRLRQACDHPLLVKEYSSDPVGKDSVEMAKKLPKEMLINLFNSLETTSAICCVCNDPPDDSVISMCGHVFCYQCVSEHLTGDDNMCPAVHCKEQLGEDLVFSKATLRSCISDDLGGSSSGNSSLVDYSLVQNSDYSSSKIKAVLEVLQSNCKLKTPLLNSSEGNRDSLPSDDSDIEDFDSDVKVIKHTTRYSECTTGGPLKAIIFSQWTSMLDLVETSMEQAGVKYRRLDGRMTLTARDRAVKDFNTDPEITVMLMSLKAGNLGLNMVAACHVILLDLWWNPTTEDQAIDRAHRIGQTRPVTVTRITIKDTVEDRILALQDEKRKMVASAFGEDHAGGSGARLTVDDLKYLFMV; encoded by the exons ATGCTTGATAATGTGGATAATATTCATCATTTCATCGACTCAACTTGGAGACTATGCACTGTTGTAGGTGGTTGGTTTTCTGGTTTAATTTCAAAACCTTGCAGAAAAGTG GTTGGCTCAGCATTTGATGGTTCTATTTTGGCCGAGGAAAGAGAAAATTATTATCTAGATTCCATGGACCAGTGTATATATATTAGTTCGTCGGATGATGAGTTGGAGGAGATCGAAGATCCCAGAAGGCTTCTCCCAAAATGGGCTGGTTCTGAAAGGAATTCAG ATTCAAGAAGGGCAAATAATTCAAACGCGAGCTCTTCTAACATTTTTAATCATTCACAAGTTACGCCTCATAATCAACCTGGTCCCAGCAATGGAAGCACAAGTCAGCATCAGACAGTAAATTCCCGAATTTCTAATACTAATGGTGCCAATTATGAGAAAATGTCATCTCAACAAGCTTTCAACAGGACTCTTCCATCATCTTTTCAATCATCTGCAACAAGGTCTCTTCCACCTTCGTCATTTGCACCTAATAACAGATCAAACAATTTAAGCAGCAGCCAACATAATGATCCATACCGGAGTCGCCACCATGGCGTAGGACCTAACACGTCCAGTGAGAAGGGCTTTTTTCGTGACAATTTTGGCAGAGGCAATGATGGAGATCGTTTCATGAATCAGAATGGAGGGATCAGGTCTCTTCCTCCTTCTTTGATGCATGGAAAGGCTGTAGCTCCACCATTTGCCAGTTCTAGTGAATCTGCATACCATGCTGGAGCAGGTGATGAAAGGGCTTCTACAGCTGATGAGAGGCTAATTTATGAAGCAGCATTACAG GATCTCAGTCAACCCTTAAAAGAAGCCGATTTACCTGCTGGTATAATGTCTGTCCCGCTTATGAGACATCAG AAAATTGCATTGGCTTGGATGCTTCAGAGGGAAAACAGGAGTTTGCATTGCTTGGGGGGGATTTTGGCTGATGATCAG GGCCTTGGAAAGACAATTTCAACGATAGCTCTCATCCTAATGCAACGGCAATCACAGTCAAAATGGAAAACAGCTGACACATGCAACCATAAAGCTGAAGCCTTGAatttggatgatgatgatgataatggttGTATTGATGTGGAAAAGATTAAAAATGAGGAAGAACCCAGTGATATAAAACCAATTACTGAAGCGAGCAGTTCAACACGGGCCCCAGGTAGGCAAAGGCCAGCTGCTGGTACACTGGTTGTCTGCCCTGCAAGTGTTCTTCGGCAGTGGGCCAGAGAGCTTGATGAGAAAGTTGGAGATGAAAAGCTCTCTGTTTTGATTTTTCATGGGGGCAGTAGGACAAAGGATCCTGTTGAACTTGCAAAATATGATGTTGTTCTCACAACATACTCTCTTGTGACTAATGAAGTTCCCAAGCAACAGTTAGTTGATGAGGAGGATATTGATGAAAAAGATGGGGACAAGTTTGGTTTATCCTCCGATTTTTCTGTTGGTAAAAAGAGGAAAAAGACATATAATGGAAGTAAGAAGGGTAAAAAAGGTAGAAAGGGAATAGACAGTTCTTCTTTCGATTGTGCTTCTGGTGCTCTTGGAAAAGTTGGTTGGTTTAGGGTTATTCTAGATGAAGCTCAAACGATAAAGAATCATAGGACTCAGATGGCCAGAGCTTGCTCCAGCCTTAGGGCCAAAAGAAGGTGGTGCTTGTCTGGCACACCTATTCAGAATACTATTGATGATTTATATAGCTACTTTAGGTTCCTGAAGTATGAACCTTATGCTGAGTATAAATCATTCTACAATACAATAAAAGTCCCAATATCCAGAAATTCAATTCAAGGTTACAAAAAACTTCAAGTAGTTTTGAGGGCCATAATGCTTCGTCGTACAAAAg GAACTTTGCTTGATGGCAAGCCGATAATCACTTTACCTCCTAAAACAATTAATCTGAGTAAGGTGGATTTCTCCTATGAGGAGCGGGCCTTCTACAAGAAGTTGGAAGCTGATTCACGTTCTCAATTTAag GCATATGCGGCTGCTGGCACAGTAAATCAAAACTATGCAAATATCCTTTTAATGCTTTTACGTCTCCGTCAGGCTTGTGATCACCCACTTCTTGTTAAAGAATATAGTTCTGATCCTGTTGGGAAAGATTCTGTTGAAATGGCAAAAAAACTTCCAAAGGAGATGCTGATCAATCTGTTTAATAGTCTGGAAACAACTTCCGCTATATGTTGTGTCTGCAAT GATCCACCCGATGACTCTGTTATTTCGATGTGTGGCCATGTCTTCTGTTATCAATGCGTATCAGAACATTTGACAGGTGATGATAATATGTGCCCGGCAGTTCATTGTAAAGAACAACTCGGTGAAGATCTTGTTTTCTCCAAAGCAACTTTGAGGAGTTGCATCTCTGATGATCTTGGTGGCAGTAGTTCTGGAAATTCGAGTCTTGTTGATTATTCACTAGTACAGAACAGTGACTACAGCTCATCTAAAATCAAAGCTGTCCTTGAGGTTCTGCAGTCAAATTGCAAATTGAAGACTCCTTTACTGAATTCCTCCGAAGGAAATAGAGATTCACTGCCTTCTGATGATTCAGATATTGAAGATTTTGATTCAGATGTAAAGGTTATAAAACACACAACAAGATATTCAGAGTGCACAACTGGAGGACCGCTAAAGGCTATAATTTTTTCTCAGTGGACTAGTATGTTGGACTTAGTTGAAACGTCAATGGAACAGGCTGGCGTAAAATACAGGAGACTTGATGGTAGGATGACTCTGACTGCGAGGGACAGAGCTGTTAAGGATTTCAATACTGATCCTGAG ATTACTGTTATGCTGATGTCACTGAAAGCAGGAAACCTTGGTTTGAATATGGTTGCTGCATGTCATGTTATTCTTTTGGATCTTTGGTGGAATCCAACTACTGAAGATCAAGCTATTGACCGAGCTCATAGAATTGGACAGACTCGTCCTGTTACTGTGACACGGATCACCATTAAAGATACAGTTGAAGATAGAATACTGGCTCTTCAG gatgaaaagagaaaaatggtTGCATCCGCTTTTGGTGAAGACCATGCTGGTGGCTCTGGAGCTAGGCTTACTGTTGATGATCTGAAATATCTTTTCATGGTCTAG